The Limnospira fusiformis SAG 85.79 genomic interval CCTGAAAAGACTCGAATTTGCCACACGCTCAATCCCATTGAGTATAATGGCAAGCCTGAAGAACCCGGGTTTGATTTTCTAGGATTCAATATCAGGCAATATCCGGTAGGAAAATATAAATCTGGGAAAACAGGGGGAATGGCAAGCCGATTAATCGGTCACAAAACCCACATCAAACCCAGCAAGAAAGCAGTTAAAGCCCACACTGAAGTGATTAAGGGTGCAATTAAACAACATAAAACTGCACCCCAGTCAGCCCTGATTAGCAGACTAAACCCAATCATAAGGGGATGGTCAAACTACTATTCAGGGGTAGTCTCAACAGAGACCTTCACAAAGCTAGACCACATAGTTTGGCAAATGTTGCGGGCATGGACAGAATCAAGATGCAGAAAGGCAAGTTACGATAAGCTAGGAAACTATTTCAGACATGGAACGGTTAAACTTAGTAATGGGAAAGAAAGGCATGAATCTTGGTTATTCCAGACTAAAGATGGATTCACATTATGGAAACATAATTGGACTCCAATTGTCAGACATACCCTAATACGCCCGGAAGCAACACCATACGACGGAAACTGGACTTACTGGGCAACCAGGAAAGGACAAGCAATCGACACGCCAAATAGGGTAGCAAAACTACTTAAAAAGCAAAAAGGCAAGTGTACCTGGTGTGGGCAATACTTTACCCCATCAGATATAGTTGAAGTAGACCACATTGTACCTCGAAGCCAAGGCGGAAAGGATGAATACAAGAACCTTCAGCTACTACATCGCCACTGTCACGATGATAAAACAGCTCTTGATGAAGAGAGGTTGTTGTACTCTTAACAGAGAGGCAGTCAGACTAGGAGCCGTATGAGGTGAAAGTCTCATGTACGGTTCTGAATGGGAGGGGGTGAAGGCGACTTCACTCTCGACCCCTAATCGAAACGCACGGAATTGATGACGAACTATGGCTCTTACTGATATATTACAGGCAATCTGGTCACTCTCGGCCCTAGGGTTGGTGATTTTGGTACTCCTGCACAGTCCCAAGGGTGATGGTATTGGGGGAATTGGTGGACAGGCGCAACTGTTTACTAGCGCGAAAACAGCGGAAGTTACCCTAAATCGCATTACCTGGATACTAGCAATTGTGTTTATGGGGTTAACCACGATTTTAAGCGCTGGTTGGCTTGGATAGGGATTTTGGGGTTGGTGAGGGTTCGGCTAATAGGATTGAGTCTATTTACGATTTTCCTGATCGTAGTTTACGGTTGGCGATCGCCTGCTGTTGATCTGTCAATCCCGTTTGATTCCCATCCCCTCCCCCCATCTCTGGAACAATGGCAAGATCCTACGGACAGTGGTGATTATTTCGACCAGATAGCGCCACCTACATTTGGTCATCTGGTCTGGTCTAGTTTTCCGGTTCGTGTCTATATTGAATCCCCAGAAGATCCAGGGGCTGAAAATTGGCGGGATCTGGTCTTAGATGCAGTGATGGACTGGAACCCCTATTTACCGATAGAAATTATTGAGGATAGCGATCGCGCCCAGGTCCAGATTTTTCGCCGTCGCCCTCCCCTACAACCAGGAAGGCTGCGGGCTAGTTCTGCGGAAGCCAGATATCAGCTTTTTAAACGGATTACTGGGAATGACTCTTATATTTTAGTCCATCGCTTTACTATTTGGCTGAGTCCTACCCAAAGCGGCAAGTATATTACCGCCGCCACTCGCCACGAATTTGGACACGCCCTGGGGATTTGGGGCCATAGTCCCACGGCAACTGATGTGATGTATTACTCCCAGGTTCGGGAACCTCCCCCGATCTCGCCCCGTGATGTGAATACGCTGCGACGTATTTATGAACAACCCACTCAACTGGGTTGGGCTCAAATGAAGGTCTAGCGTGTATCTCAACAAATTTGGCAAAGGGTATTGTCAAATCATATAGGCTTCTGCTAAGATACATATCTTGTGAGTAAAACTAAAAAATGCGACGGTTTTGGAGAGGTGGCCGAGTGGTTGAAGGCGCAGCACTGGAAATGCTGTTTAGGGGTGACTCTAACGAGGGTTCGAATCCCTCCCTCTCCGTTCGCTAACTCATGCGATCGGGATAAATCAAGGTGAGTTCCTTAGCTGAACCCTGGTGGTGCTAAGATATGATCTAAGAACAGTTGATTCGGTGGTAAAGTTTGTTGTTGATCTTAGCTGGTTATTTCCGTAAGGTATTAGCAGACGTTCCTCCCGGGTCTGTCGTCCCCTCGTTTATCAATGATTTTGGAGGAAACAAATGTCAATCTATGTAGGGAACTTATCCTATGATGTCACTGACGAAGATCTAAAAGAAGTCTTCGCAGAATATGGCACGGTGAAACGGGTTCATCTTCCCACCGATCGCGAAACTGGAAAGTTTCGTGGTTTTGCGTTTGTGGAAATGAATACCGAAGAAGAAGAAATTCATGCGATCGAAGAACTTGATGGTGCTGAGTGGATGGGACGAGAAATCCGAGTTAACCTAGCTCGTCCTCGGGAAGATAAGAAACCGTCTGATAGAGGGGGCCGCAAACCACGATATTAGAAAGTCCTTTGACCCGAAAAGCGATCGCCTGTCCGTGACGGCAGCGATGGGGATGTAGGCGGTTCGCAGTCCTAAACACGGCGAACTAGCGTAGCCAAATTAAGTACGGAGAACCATCTACCCAAGGAAGTATTCTAGTCTCGGAGCCATCCCGGCACAGTAAGTCACTACTGCCATGCTCGCCGCCTGCCTAAACAACTGACAAGTAATGGGAAGATGCAGAGCGTAGCTATATGGCTAGGCGATCGACTCGGAAACCAAAAAAACCAAAGTAAGCCCAATAGCTGCCAAGGCTGGAGGGCTTAGAGGGATACTTGAATGTCCCGCTGTCCCCCGTTTGAGGGTAGGCAGGAATCCCCATACTTTTAGTATTGGGGAAGTTCAAGCACAACTATGTCTTTATGAGGTAATCGTGATGGCCAAGCGTCGTAATTTAAAAAAAGAAAAGGCTGAACGCAACCTGGCCAATGCACGCCAGTATCGTAAGAGATTCAACCCCCACTCAGCTCGTAATAAGCGCTTCAACCGCAACGATCGCCCGTCTGAGGGTGAGCAAACATCTTCAGAACAAGATTCTAAGGCTGAGTAGGTGATTAGGTTGGTGATAACAACAGTTATACAAATAACTTTGATTGTTGATCACGCTTCCCAAATGTATTGGAAAGCCCAGTTTAAACCTGATTGTTTGGACAAGGTTCCAGACTAACTTAAACCCTTCCCTAGTCCTTGGGGAAGGGTTGTTTTATGGCTGATGATTCCTAAAATTGAGGCAAAAATCAATGAAAGCTAAACTCTATGATAGAATTGAAACGGTAATAGAAATAAAAGCCCATTTTGGTCGCCAAATTATCCCCAAGGGAACTGTCGGAACAGTTGTAGAATGTTATGAAAATCCCCAAGAAAGTTATTCGGTAGACTTAACTATGGGGGGTGAGTATGAAAACCTGATTCTTAACCCGGAACAATTTATGGTGATGGGAGAAACCTCTGATGAAAGTAATTTAGGCACTCTCTTTGGCGGGACTAAATACGAAGTACCCCAAGCGGTTTTAGATGCTTCTGTAGCGCCCCAATCTCAGCC includes:
- the secG gene encoding preprotein translocase subunit SecG, whose protein sequence is MALTDILQAIWSLSALGLVILVLLHSPKGDGIGGIGGQAQLFTSAKTAEVTLNRITWILAIVFMGLTTILSAGWLG
- a CDS encoding RNA recognition motif domain-containing protein, whose product is MSIYVGNLSYDVTDEDLKEVFAEYGTVKRVHLPTDRETGKFRGFAFVEMNTEEEEIHAIEELDGAEWMGREIRVNLARPREDKKPSDRGGRKPRY
- a CDS encoding DUF4926 domain-containing protein, which produces MKAKLYDRIETVIEIKAHFGRQIIPKGTVGTVVECYENPQESYSVDLTMGGEYENLILNPEQFMVMGETSDESNLGTLFGGTKYEVPQAVLDASVAPQSQPDSPELKV